The following is a genomic window from Elusimicrobiota bacterium.
CCCTCTGGCTGTAACCTCCCATTTGACATCTGTCCTGCCGACAGCGCCCTCGGTTGTTCGGGAATCAATGGAGAAGAAAATAGACGTAGGTCAATTTGGGCGCATCGACAATAAAGAGATGCATATCTACAGCCTTCCTTTGGGCATAGAGAAGGGCCAGGTGTCAGGCGCTTTGGTTTTATTCCATGATGCCGCCTATATCCAGGCCCATCTTGGCTCAATCTGGCGGCGCACCTTCTGGCGCGTGTTGATCCAGACCATTTTGATTTCCCTTGTCACGCTTTTGCTTGTGCGTTGGAGCGTGGGCGGCCCTATTGCCCAGATGGCGGAGTGGATGAAGCAGTTGAGATTGGGAACCGACCTTGAATCATCCAAGCTGCCCAGGGAAGGCCTATTCGCCCCGATGACCCGTGAAGTTGCCACTTTTGCCAAACACTTGCAGCAAGCCAAAATGGCCGTTGAAGAAGAGGCACGCTTGCGCCAATCCGCCGAGGCGGTATGGACGCCGGATAGGCTCAAAGAGCATGTTCGGTCCAAGCTGGACGGCAAGCCTCTGTTCGTTGTTTCCAACCGCGAGCCGTACATGCATATCAAACAGGGTCGCGCCACTCAAGTCATTGTTCCCGCTGGAGGCATGGTGACGGCTTTAGATCCTGTCCTGCGCGCCTGCGGAGGGACTTGGATCGCTCATGGCGCGGGCGACGCTGACTGGGATGTCGTGGATGAGCAAAACAGAATCAGCGTGCCTCCGGATGACCCTCTTTACACGTTGCGAAGGGTAGCCTTGACCAAAGAAGAGGAAGACGGATATTACTATGGATTTTCCAATGAGGGAATTTGGCCTCTATGCCACATCGCCCATACAAGGCCGATATTCCGGCCGGAAGATTGGCAGGCCTATCAAAAAGCCAATCAGAAGTTTGCCGAGGCTCTTTTAGAGGAGATCGCCCAAGTTGATGAGCCCTGCGTTTTGGTTCAGGATTATCATTTTGCCCTTCTTCCCCGATTGCTTAAAGAAAAGCGGCCCGACGCAAGAGTGGCTCTTTTTTGGCATATCCCCTGGCCCAACCCTGAATCCTTCGGGATTTGCCCCTGGCAGAGAGAGCTTCTCTACGGCATGCTGGGAGCCGATCTTGTTGGCTTCCAGACTCAGTTCTATTGCAATAATTTTTTGGATACAGTGGACCGCGCTTTGGAGTCCCGCATTGATTGGGCGCGTTTCGCCGTTCAAAAAGAAAATCACACCACCTTGACCAAACCCTTCCCAATCAGCGTGGCCTTCCCTTCGGTTTTTGGGGATATCGGTTCCCAAGATAAAGCCAAGATGGATCGCGCCGCGCTTTTTAAAGAACTGGGAATCAAAATCAAATATCTCGGCGTTGGGGTGGAGCGGATGGATTACACCAAGGGAATCCTGGAGCGCTTTAGGGCCATCGAACGTTTCCTCGAGAAATACCCCAGCTATCAAAGTGAATTTACTTTCGTGCTCTTGGGCGCGCCCAGCCGCACCCACATCAAGCGCTACAACGAATTTATGGCTGAAGTGGAAACCGAGGCCGATCGCGTTAACTGGAAATTTAAGACAAAGGACTGGAAACCCATCGTTTTCTTAAAAAAACACCACAGCCACCAGGAGATTCTTCCCTTCTATCAAAATGCCGATGTGTGTTTAGTCACATCCCTTCATGACGGCATGAATCTGGTCGCCAAAGAGTTTGTTGCCGCGCGCGAGGATTCCGGCGGCGTCTTGATCTTAAGCCGTTTCGCCGGGGCCTCCCGCGAGTTGCGCGACGCCTTGCTCGTTAATCCTTATGACATAGATCAGATGGCTCAGGCCATCCGTCTTGCTTTGGAAATGGATTCGGAGGAGAAAGCAAACCGCATGCGCAGGATGCGGGAAACCTTGAAAGAAAATAACATTTACCGATGGGCGGGAAATTTGATCACCGAACTAGCTCAAATTCGTCTGCCCCAGCAACCGGCAGCTAAGGGAGGATAAGATATGCCTTCGATATTGTTTGTCTGTATTCACAATGCCTGTCGAAGCCAGATTGCGCAAGCCATTTGTAAAAAATCGGCGCCTGACTCCTGGATCATAGCCAGCGCCGGGATTCGCCCCTCCTCGCAGGTTGATCCTAAAGCCGCTCAAATTCTTGGCAAACATGGGCTTGCCATGACCCAAGCTAAGCCGATAGGTTTTGCTCAACTTTCCGATCATTCATGGGACTATCTAGTCGATATCAGCTGCTTATCGAAGCATTTGCCGGTCGTTGCCCAAAAAACCCTTCGGTGGGAATTGGCGGACCCTATGGATGGCCCGTTGGATCTTTATCAAGAGCTTTACGACGAACTCCAAAATCGAATTTCAAAGCTCATCGAAGAAATTGGCGGGATCCATCCGTGACCGCCCGCGCCAAAGAACCCTTTCATTTTTTCACCAGGCTTAGCCTGACATCCATGACAGGCATCAAGGCTAAAAATCTTCAAGAGCTTCTGGAGAGCCTCAAAACAGTCCCCGAGACCGTTGTCTACTACCATACCCATCGCTTCCTGCAGCAACATCAATACCTAGTTCCCGAGCCTCCCAATGATTTTGCCTACTGGGTAACCAACATGCTGCAGAATAAAAAACTGGGAGAGCGTTTGGCCGCCATCGACACCGTTCAGTTCAACACCTTAAGTGATCTGAGAGCGGCTTTCGTACGCGTTCTGGAAGAATCTCTTAAAGAAAACAACAACGATCGCCAGGCCCCCCCGGAGGGCGAGGAATTTCATTTCATGCAGGCCGTCCGGTTTTCCCTGCCCACGCCTTACCAGGCGTGGGATTTGGGTGAATTTGTCTCATGCCTTAAGAAAGTCAGCATTTCTAGCCTCTACCTGCACATTTTTGAGGCAAGACTGAGGCCCCCTCTGGGCATTAATGATTTTTCCTATTGGCTTGACAACCAACTTGCCGAGAAAGAGCTGGCCAAGAAAATAGCCGGTTTTGATCCTTACACCCAAACTCTGGAAGGATTGCGCGTCCGGATTATCGGCTTCATGGAGCAGAGATTAAAGGAGATTCCCCGTGCCGCGCCTTAAGGATTACGAAGGTGTCGTCGGGCAAGACACGGTGGAGGAGATTTATCTTTTAGCCGAGCGTCTTAAAGGAAAATCCTTGGTTCATGTTAATTCAACGGCCGTCGGCGGCGGAGTGGCTGAAATTTTAAACCGCATGGTGCCGCTTTTTTGCGAGCTCGGGATGGAATCTCGCTGGGAACTGATCAAAGGAGGCGAGGCTTTCTACGCGGTAACTAAAAAATTCCACAATGCCCTGCATGGCGATCATCAAGAGGTTGGGCCTGCGGATTATCAAATTTATGAGGATACGTTGGATCAGAATTTAGCCCAGATGAATTTGGACTCCGACATCGTCTTCATTCACGACCTTCAGCCGGCGGCCTTGGTTAAAAAGAGAAAGACTTTGAAAAATCGCTGGATCTGGCGCTGCCATGTTGATTTATCTCAACCTAACCCGCAAGTCTGGGATTTTCTTAAGCCCTATGTGGAAGATTATGATGCCTGTGTTTTTTCAGCGCCGGCATTCGCACAACAGCTTCGCATCCCGCAAATTTTAATCTCACCTTCTATCGACCCCCTGAGCGACAAAAACAGAGAGTTAAGCCAGCAAGAGGTGAAAACTATTCTTGAGGGCCTTAATATTCCAACAGACAAACCTCTTGTCACCCAGGTCTCCAGATTTGACCGTTTAAAAGATCCCCTGGGCGTCATTGAGGCTTTTCAAAAGATCAAGCCTTATGTGGAAGCGAGGCTTCTTTTGGTGGGAGGCGGCGCTACGGATGACCCAGAGGGTATTGAAGTTTACGAGCGTGCCCGGGAGAAAGCTAAGAAAGACGCCGATATCATGGTTCTCATGCTTTCCTCGGACAAGCATTTGGAAATCAATGCCATTCAGCGGGCGTCAACCGTGATCCTTCAGAAATCTATTCGGGAGGGTTTTGGTTTAACGGTAACCGAGGCTTTGTGGAAAGGCAAACCCGTTATTGCCGGCGCTGCAGGCGGCATTCCCCTTCAGATCACTCATAAATATTCCGGTATTCTGGTCCATTCTATCGATGGTTGCGCCTATCGGCTCAAACAACTGCTTCAAGAGCCAAGTTACGCAAAAAAGTTGGGAGAAAATGGCCGTGAGCACGTAAAGCAAAATTTCCTTCTTACTAGGCATCTAAGGGATTATCTGCTTTTGTTCCTATTCCTTTACCACCAAAACCAAGATTTGATTCGTTTGGATGCCAGGGCTTGACCGGCCCGGCCAACTTGTCGTGCTCCAGCAACTTGCAGCCAAGGGAGGATCAGTGGTAGCGGAAACTGTTGTCGTATGTTACGCTTACTGCGGCTGATGAAAAAAGTCTTTATGCGAAAATTGACGGCATCGTTTGCTCTCGTTGTTTTCTTTTCAGGGCCACGAATGCCCGTCTTTTTTCATGCCGTGGGCCATGTTTTTGAGCGTGCGCACCGACATCAGCATGATGGACACGCTCACAACCATGAGCACAAGGACGATCGCAACGGTCATCATCACGAAATCGCCGAATTTTTATCGGTGTCAAGCATTGCGCCGCAATCCTTCAAAATTGAGAAGCCCGAGGATAAATTCCAAAATGTTTCTGGCGATTCTTTTTTTCTTAATAGAAAAAATCCGGTTCAACATAGCGTCAGGTTAGGGGGGATCGGTCCACCTGATAACCGACACGCTTTTCTTTTAGACTCGCCGCCGACCGGACGGGCGCCTCCAGCCTAAACCTTCGGGCAGAGTTTCTCTGTCTTAAAGCACCATTCAAGTCAGTTTGCCGTTGTCGTTCGCGCGCCGGCATCGTTTCAGGGTGCATGCTGATGCAATCTTAAAAGATGTCTGACGATAGGAGTAAAAATGCTTAACGCTATCATTCGACTTTCTCTCAACAATAGGCGTGCCGTGCTGCTTGCGGCCGCAGCCGTTCTTTTTTATGGAGCTTGGGTCGCCAAAAATCTTCCCGTGGACGTTTTCCCCGACTTAAACCGTCCGACGGTCACGGTTCTAACCGAGGCGCATGGATTGGCTCCTGAGGAGGTTGAAACCCTGGTCACGCTTCCCATCGAGTCCGTCTTAAACGGAACTCCCGGGGTAACCAGGATTCGATCCTCATCCGGCATCGGCATCTCCATCGTCTACGTCGAGTTCGAATGGGGAACCGACATTTACCGCAACCGGCAGTTTGTTTCAGAAAGGCTCCAGCTTTTAGCCGGGCGGTTGCCTGAGGAAATGGCCCCGGTCATGGGGCCCGTGAGTTCGATTATGGGAGAAATTCAGTTTGCAGGACTCACCAGCCCTCAGGGCACGGTTTCGAACATGGAACTACGCTCGCTCGCGGATTGGCTGGTGCGGCCTAGGCTCATGACCATTCAAGGCATCAGCCAGGTGGTTGTCATGGGAGGCCAAGTCAAACAGTACCAAATACTCGTCTCCAGCGAAAAATTGCAGCAAAAAGGCGTTTCGCTTGAAGACTTAAAGCATGCCTTATCAGAGATCAGCGAGAACACGACAGGAGGATTTATTGATGTAGATGGCAAGGAGTTTCTGATTCGGCCTTTGGGACGGGTGGAAACGATTGAAGATATTGAAAACTCGGCCATCGGCCTACATTTAGGCCGGCCGGTCAGAGTTAAAGACGTGGCTGAGGTGAAGCTGGGTCCCAAGACAAAGCGCGGAGAGGCCTCCGTCAACGCCAAGCACGCGGTGGTCATGACCATCCAGAAACAGCCGGGCGCTGACACCATCAAGCTTACCGGGGCTATTGACGCCGAGCTTGCCGAGCTTCAAAACACCCTTCCCAAGGACGTGCGTATCGAAGGCGATCTTTTCAAGCAATCTAGATTCATTGAAGCCGCGATTTCCAACGTTGAGGAAGCGTTGTGCGATGGAGCCATTATGGTGGCCATCATTCTTTTTCTTTTTCTCATGAATGTAAGAACTACGGCCATTACGTTGGTCACTATTCCGCTTTCGCTTTTGGGAACCGCGATCGCCTTCAAGCTGATGGGCTTGGGCATCAACACCATGACCTTGGGAGGCTTGGCTGTCGCTATCGGCGAACTGGTGGATGACGCCATTGTTGACGTGGAAAACGTGTTTCGCAGGCTGCGCGAGGCCCGCGCTGCAGGACAAAAAAATTTGCTCCAGGTCATATTCTCGGCTTCATCCGAGGTTCGCAACTCAATTGTTTACTCCACCGTCATCGTTGTTTTGGTTTTTCTGCCTCTTTTCGCTTTGGGCGGTATTGAGGGGCG
Proteins encoded in this region:
- a CDS encoding low molecular weight phosphatase family protein, whose amino-acid sequence is MPSILFVCIHNACRSQIAQAICKKSAPDSWIIASAGIRPSSQVDPKAAQILGKHGLAMTQAKPIGFAQLSDHSWDYLVDISCLSKHLPVVAQKTLRWELADPMDGPLDLYQELYDELQNRISKLIEEIGGIHP
- a CDS encoding glycosyltransferase, which gives rise to MPRLKDYEGVVGQDTVEEIYLLAERLKGKSLVHVNSTAVGGGVAEILNRMVPLFCELGMESRWELIKGGEAFYAVTKKFHNALHGDHQEVGPADYQIYEDTLDQNLAQMNLDSDIVFIHDLQPAALVKKRKTLKNRWIWRCHVDLSQPNPQVWDFLKPYVEDYDACVFSAPAFAQQLRIPQILISPSIDPLSDKNRELSQQEVKTILEGLNIPTDKPLVTQVSRFDRLKDPLGVIEAFQKIKPYVEARLLLVGGGATDDPEGIEVYERAREKAKKDADIMVLMLSSDKHLEINAIQRASTVILQKSIREGFGLTVTEALWKGKPVIAGAAGGIPLQITHKYSGILVHSIDGCAYRLKQLLQEPSYAKKLGENGREHVKQNFLLTRHLRDYLLLFLFLYHQNQDLIRLDARA
- a CDS encoding trehalose-6-phosphate synthase, with the protein product MRITYRFITALVIVVASVAFFSAYLHVRQERAKQQDELERRSRLLAESLQEAIEPHLRKGPSKTIERLVEKFGNRERLAGVAIYDLNAGPLAVTSHLTSVLPTAPSVVRESMEKKIDVGQFGRIDNKEMHIYSLPLGIEKGQVSGALVLFHDAAYIQAHLGSIWRRTFWRVLIQTILISLVTLLLVRWSVGGPIAQMAEWMKQLRLGTDLESSKLPREGLFAPMTREVATFAKHLQQAKMAVEEEARLRQSAEAVWTPDRLKEHVRSKLDGKPLFVVSNREPYMHIKQGRATQVIVPAGGMVTALDPVLRACGGTWIAHGAGDADWDVVDEQNRISVPPDDPLYTLRRVALTKEEEDGYYYGFSNEGIWPLCHIAHTRPIFRPEDWQAYQKANQKFAEALLEEIAQVDEPCVLVQDYHFALLPRLLKEKRPDARVALFWHIPWPNPESFGICPWQRELLYGMLGADLVGFQTQFYCNNFLDTVDRALESRIDWARFAVQKENHTTLTKPFPISVAFPSVFGDIGSQDKAKMDRAALFKELGIKIKYLGVGVERMDYTKGILERFRAIERFLEKYPSYQSEFTFVLLGAPSRTHIKRYNEFMAEVETEADRVNWKFKTKDWKPIVFLKKHHSHQEILPFYQNADVCLVTSLHDGMNLVAKEFVAAREDSGGVLILSRFAGASRELRDALLVNPYDIDQMAQAIRLALEMDSEEKANRMRRMRETLKENNIYRWAGNLITELAQIRLPQQPAAKGG